The following coding sequences lie in one Candidatus Planktophila sulfonica genomic window:
- a CDS encoding lycopene cyclase domain-containing protein has protein sequence MIYSDIAIAAFAIAVMVDLFVFKTSMLTRPAFWTSYAIILPFQFLTNWWLTSRNIVMYNPDAIMGLRFFSAPAEDVLFGFALLLGVMGLWEVWGRKGFQRH, from the coding sequence ATGATCTATTCAGATATTGCGATTGCTGCTTTTGCTATTGCTGTCATGGTCGACCTCTTTGTTTTTAAGACATCGATGCTGACAAGACCAGCGTTCTGGACTTCCTACGCAATCATCTTGCCATTTCAATTCTTAACAAATTGGTGGCTGACATCAAGAAATATCGTTATGTACAACCCCGATGCAATCATGGGACTGCGATTCTTCTCCGCCCCTGCCGAAGATGTTCTCTTCGGCTTCGCGCTCTTGTTAGGCGTGATGGGGTTGTGGGAAGTCTGGGGCCGCAAAGGCTTCCAGCGCCACTAA
- a CDS encoding RNA degradosome polyphosphate kinase, translating into MKEVVAPYQDRELTWLDFDTRVLELTEDPTIPLLERLRFLAIFSSNLDEFFMVRVASVKAKIERGSTTVNSAGYAPKELLKVVLKRTQELVNTQADRFRDVIIPELRAEGIEFVKIADLTDEERNQLKDYYNNRIFPVLTPLVVDPSHPFPYISGLSLNIGVNIESSEDHDISFARVKVPSNLPRFIRTSDTTKFRFVLIDELIAEHLAELFPGVKLKDHFFFRVTRNQDLDLDEDETDDILETMEKELTRRRFGPPVRLEVDKVIHADVLNELMDELQIEPHDVIKYDSPLDLRSLNQIADLDFPHLKYKPFRSETAHELRDVDPESTDSFFSAVRKGEILLHHPYQSFTSSVVKFLENAARDPHVLAIKQTLYRTSGDSPIVEALIEAAEAGKQVLAVIEIRARFDEMANVRWARKLEEVGVHVVYGLMGLKTHAKLSLVVRDEGDVLRRYCHVGTGNYNPKTARFYDDLGILSSDSVLGEDLSRLFNELSGYSAKHEYSRLLVAPHSLRNGLIARIKRETKNHLDGKPSWIRLKLNSLLDEQIIDTLYEAADAGVKIEIIVRGICAIQLNNQARRDNIKVRSILGRFLEHSRIYYFRNDGAEDYFIGSADVMHRNLDRRVEALVRIESEKHKESLKSILDDSVSDVYSTWSLNDENRWVRNVKDHEGKYLANFQDHFIEKFNRA; encoded by the coding sequence GTGAAAGAAGTAGTAGCGCCATATCAAGATCGAGAGCTTACGTGGCTCGACTTCGATACCCGAGTCCTCGAACTCACTGAGGATCCGACTATTCCCCTTCTCGAACGACTTCGCTTCTTAGCCATCTTCTCCTCGAACCTTGATGAATTTTTCATGGTTCGTGTTGCTTCAGTGAAAGCCAAAATTGAACGCGGAAGCACCACCGTTAACTCGGCAGGCTATGCGCCAAAAGAACTTCTCAAGGTTGTACTTAAGCGCACTCAAGAGTTGGTCAACACACAAGCTGATCGCTTCCGCGATGTCATCATTCCTGAGCTACGTGCCGAAGGAATCGAATTTGTAAAGATTGCTGACCTCACCGACGAAGAACGAAATCAACTGAAGGATTATTACAACAACCGAATTTTCCCTGTTCTTACTCCGCTTGTGGTTGATCCATCACACCCTTTCCCATATATCTCTGGTCTCTCACTCAACATCGGCGTCAATATCGAATCAAGTGAAGACCACGACATCAGCTTTGCTCGAGTAAAAGTTCCTTCAAATCTGCCACGTTTCATCAGAACTTCAGATACAACTAAATTTAGATTTGTCTTGATTGACGAACTTATCGCTGAGCACCTTGCTGAACTATTCCCAGGCGTGAAGCTCAAGGATCATTTCTTCTTCCGTGTGACTCGTAACCAGGATCTTGATCTTGATGAAGATGAGACTGATGACATCTTAGAAACGATGGAGAAAGAACTCACTCGCCGTCGCTTTGGACCACCTGTTCGCCTTGAGGTGGATAAAGTCATTCACGCAGATGTTCTCAATGAACTCATGGACGAGCTTCAGATTGAACCGCACGATGTCATTAAGTACGACTCCCCCCTTGATCTTCGTAGCCTTAATCAGATTGCAGACCTCGATTTCCCGCACTTGAAGTACAAGCCATTTAGAAGTGAGACTGCGCACGAACTCCGTGATGTAGATCCTGAATCAACAGATTCATTCTTTTCTGCAGTCCGTAAGGGCGAAATCCTTCTTCACCACCCATATCAATCCTTTACTTCATCGGTTGTGAAATTCCTTGAAAACGCTGCTCGTGACCCACATGTTTTAGCGATTAAGCAGACGCTTTATCGCACATCTGGTGACTCACCAATCGTCGAGGCTTTGATTGAAGCAGCGGAGGCAGGCAAGCAAGTACTTGCAGTCATTGAGATTCGTGCTCGCTTTGATGAAATGGCGAATGTGCGTTGGGCAAGAAAATTGGAAGAAGTTGGTGTGCACGTTGTGTACGGCCTCATGGGACTTAAGACGCACGCCAAGCTTTCACTTGTTGTCCGTGATGAAGGCGATGTACTTCGCCGCTACTGCCATGTGGGAACCGGAAATTACAACCCCAAGACGGCACGTTTCTATGATGACCTTGGAATCTTAAGCTCAGATTCCGTTCTTGGTGAAGATCTTTCACGGCTCTTCAATGAGCTATCTGGCTATTCAGCTAAGCATGAATACTCGCGACTTCTAGTGGCGCCTCATAGTCTTCGTAACGGACTCATCGCGCGAATCAAGCGCGAGACAAAGAATCACTTAGACGGAAAACCATCTTGGATCAGACTCAAGCTCAATTCATTGCTCGATGAGCAAATCATCGACACTCTCTATGAGGCAGCAGATGCAGGCGTCAAGATTGAAATTATCGTCCGCGGTATCTGTGCAATTCAACTCAACAATCAAGCACGTCGTGACAACATCAAAGTACGCTCAATTCTTGGCCGTTTCCTTGAGCATTCACGTATTTACTACTTCCGAAATGATGGCGCGGAGGATTACTTCATTGGTAGCGCCGATGTCATGCACCGAAATCTAGATCGCCGCGTTGAAGCGCTGGTTCGAATTGAATCTGAAAAACATAAGGAATCGCTGAAATCTATTCTTGATGACTCCGTCTCAGATGTTTACTCAACCTGGAGCCTCAACGATGAAAATAGATGGGTCCGTAATGTGAAAGATCACGAGGGTAAGTACTTGGCTAATTTCCAAGATCACTTCATCGAAAAATTCAATCGCGCATGA
- a CDS encoding Brp/Blh family beta-carotene 15,15'-dioxygenase, whose product MDTAKLRTFSTVRTASSLATLIGIVLSLVFSSWLGADSLNWQVAIAVLALAVGIPHGSLDHLVTLPKSKPLLMAFFIVIYVAIALAAIWAILQWNVYGFIAVVLMSATHFGIGDSAFIAELDREQGRTGKSIPVFAYASAGGLLPVVIPLVQSRSTEALEKVNENLVDWHYGFTSEIQIIVAAIATISLLILISRKRYRDSVDIALLAGLASIAPPLVSFAIYFGCWHAMRHTARLTSLLPRSQAAYQQSRGFKAFSYAVIPGLPALAGTFIFVILLAAIARENISDHFLWLTLVTIWALTVPHMIVTAKLDRAALKD is encoded by the coding sequence ATGGACACAGCAAAGTTGAGAACCTTTTCAACAGTCCGAACCGCATCTTCCCTTGCTACATTAATCGGAATCGTCCTCTCTTTGGTCTTCTCTTCATGGCTTGGTGCCGATTCACTCAATTGGCAGGTAGCTATTGCAGTTCTTGCATTGGCAGTAGGAATTCCGCATGGATCACTCGATCACTTGGTAACTCTTCCAAAATCTAAGCCTCTGCTGATGGCTTTCTTCATAGTTATATATGTAGCAATTGCACTTGCCGCTATTTGGGCGATTTTGCAGTGGAACGTCTATGGATTTATTGCCGTGGTTCTTATGAGTGCAACTCACTTTGGAATCGGCGATAGCGCATTTATTGCAGAACTTGATCGCGAGCAGGGCCGCACAGGAAAAAGCATTCCTGTCTTTGCCTATGCTTCTGCCGGCGGGTTATTGCCCGTTGTCATTCCTCTTGTGCAGAGCCGAAGCACTGAAGCTCTTGAGAAGGTAAATGAGAACTTAGTTGATTGGCACTATGGATTTACATCAGAGATTCAAATCATCGTTGCGGCAATTGCAACCATTAGCCTTCTGATTCTTATCTCCCGAAAGCGCTATCGCGATTCAGTGGATATTGCACTACTTGCAGGGCTTGCATCGATTGCACCGCCGCTTGTCTCGTTCGCCATCTACTTTGGTTGCTGGCATGCAATGCGCCATACAGCGCGATTGACCTCATTACTCCCACGTTCGCAGGCTGCGTATCAACAATCACGCGGCTTTAAGGCTTTCAGTTATGCGGTTATTCCAGGGCTACCGGCACTGGCCGGCACATTTATCTTTGTCATTCTCCTTGCTGCAATCGCTCGTGAAAATATCAGCGATCACTTTCTCTGGCTTACATTGGTCACAATCTGGGCGCTCACGGTTCCTCACATGATTGTCACAGCCAAGTTAGACCGCGCCGCTCTCAAGGATTAA
- a CDS encoding DUF3145 family protein, with translation MHEKNLAGLVVIHSAPTALSQHIEWGLNSLLGAPQQIFWRDQPLTPGSVRTSLEFRAPTGTAAKIATALKGWHYLRFEVSELSAHTGELFRFTPELGIHRATVDQVGTIHISEDQIRKALAHFDELEVRENLERTLGNEWEVALEPYRGVDLQEVARLRAI, from the coding sequence ATGCATGAAAAAAACCTCGCCGGTCTGGTCGTCATCCACTCCGCGCCTACTGCGCTGAGCCAACATATTGAATGGGGACTGAACTCTCTACTGGGCGCACCTCAACAAATCTTCTGGCGCGATCAACCACTTACTCCTGGCAGCGTTCGCACTTCACTCGAATTTCGTGCACCCACCGGAACTGCTGCCAAGATAGCAACCGCACTTAAGGGATGGCATTACCTACGTTTTGAAGTCAGCGAACTCAGCGCGCATACCGGTGAACTCTTTAGATTTACCCCTGAACTTGGAATCCATCGCGCAACTGTCGACCAAGTTGGAACAATTCATATAAGCGAAGATCAGATTCGCAAAGCACTCGCACACTTTGATGAGTTAGAAGTTCGTGAGAATCTCGAGAGAACTCTTGGAAATGAGTGGGAGGTAGCACTCGAACCTTATAGAGGAGTGGACCTTCAAGAAGTTGCGCGACTTCGCGCTATCTAA
- a CDS encoding SIMPL domain-containing protein (The SIMPL domain is named for its presence in mouse protein SIMPL (signalling molecule that associates with mouse pelle-like kinase). Bacterial member BP26, from Brucella, was shown to assemble into a channel-like structure, while YggE from E. coli has been associated with resistance to oxidative stress.) — protein MTTQAPMTSTERRRSILYIAIALILAIALGGGLVKVGAGFAARNANGITVTGSAKTSATADNVVWTLNVSLTRPTVSEAVARVGNDVAAVSKYLTNGGIPAEELTLGSVSTYANEQWVNGNNTGKILNYRASRDVVVRSKDVELVSKLSQGIGTILQQGVTVNNYGPQYYLSTLPKLRPQLLEEAMKDAKIRAEAITKAVGGKVGSVQSVRSGVFQVTTPDSTMTQDTGAYDTSSIEKTVTSTVSVTFSVK, from the coding sequence ATGACAACTCAAGCACCTATGACCTCAACTGAACGCCGCCGCTCCATTCTCTACATCGCAATCGCACTTATTCTTGCGATCGCCCTAGGCGGTGGACTCGTCAAAGTTGGTGCAGGATTTGCAGCACGTAATGCAAATGGAATTACCGTTACTGGATCTGCCAAGACCTCTGCAACAGCCGATAACGTTGTATGGACACTCAATGTTTCACTTACACGCCCAACAGTTTCTGAAGCTGTCGCCAGAGTCGGAAACGACGTCGCAGCAGTGAGCAAATATTTGACCAATGGTGGAATCCCGGCAGAAGAGCTGACTCTTGGATCTGTCTCTACCTACGCGAACGAGCAATGGGTCAACGGCAACAACACAGGCAAGATTCTGAACTACCGCGCATCACGCGATGTCGTTGTTCGCTCAAAGGATGTCGAACTCGTTTCAAAGCTTTCGCAGGGAATCGGAACAATCTTGCAGCAGGGCGTGACCGTAAATAACTACGGACCTCAGTACTACCTTTCTACTCTTCCTAAGCTTCGCCCACAACTTCTTGAAGAAGCGATGAAGGATGCCAAGATCCGCGCTGAAGCAATTACGAAGGCAGTGGGCGGCAAGGTTGGATCAGTGCAATCAGTTCGTTCAGGCGTATTCCAGGTGACAACACCGGATTCAACAATGACTCAAGATACTGGTGCTTACGACACTTCAAGTATTGAAAAGACTGTTACATCAACAGTCTCAGTAACTTTCTCAGTTAAGTAA
- a CDS encoding acyl-CoA carboxylase subunit beta: MATPINPLDPESRIATLLDGGSYELLIPRTDCGMVAATGLVKGNKVVVFASDPTIKGGALGIEGSQVIVQAYRAAMGGQIPVIGIWHSGGARLSDGVASLNAFGEVFQAMVTASGRIPQLSLVLGPTAGGGAYGPALTDVVVLAPEGRIFVTGPDVVKSVTGDIVDMALLGGPEAHSKNSGVAHVIAPSEEVAFREIQDLVSLFANQGLMSPNVDDVPLAQLVPDSAKRIYEVHPLVDAILDKDGEKLELLDMWAENMTTVIGRLGGRTVGVIANNPQVIGGVLDSAAGEKAARFVRTCDAFGIPLVVIADVTGFLPGIGQEWEGAVRRGAKLLHAFAEAVVPRVTVITRKAYGGAFVAMNSKSLGATRVFAWPQAEVSVMGAVAAVRVLHRRLLADLPADQREDMELELAAEHEKVSGGVARAIEIGAVDEMIEPDKTRSAIAKVLAETEYRRGSHGNIPL; encoded by the coding sequence ATGGCAACACCGATCAACCCACTTGATCCTGAATCACGTATAGCCACTCTTCTAGATGGTGGCAGTTACGAACTTCTCATACCTCGCACTGATTGCGGAATGGTTGCGGCCACTGGTCTGGTTAAAGGAAATAAAGTTGTCGTCTTTGCATCTGATCCAACAATAAAAGGCGGCGCACTCGGAATCGAAGGATCGCAAGTAATTGTTCAGGCATATCGCGCTGCGATGGGTGGGCAAATTCCTGTTATTGGAATCTGGCACTCTGGTGGTGCGCGTTTAAGTGATGGCGTTGCATCGCTCAATGCATTTGGTGAAGTCTTCCAAGCGATGGTCACAGCAAGTGGTCGAATCCCGCAGCTATCTCTCGTCCTAGGACCAACTGCTGGCGGCGGTGCATATGGGCCTGCACTTACAGATGTTGTTGTTCTTGCACCCGAAGGTCGCATCTTCGTAACAGGTCCTGATGTCGTGAAATCTGTAACGGGCGATATTGTCGATATGGCTCTACTCGGTGGACCTGAAGCACATAGCAAGAATTCGGGCGTTGCTCACGTGATCGCACCATCTGAAGAGGTTGCCTTCCGCGAGATTCAAGATCTTGTCTCACTCTTTGCCAACCAAGGGCTGATGTCGCCAAACGTTGATGATGTTCCTCTTGCCCAACTTGTTCCTGATTCAGCGAAGCGAATTTATGAAGTGCATCCACTCGTTGATGCCATTCTCGATAAAGATGGAGAGAAGCTCGAACTATTGGATATGTGGGCCGAAAACATGACGACTGTTATTGGTCGCCTAGGTGGTCGCACAGTTGGAGTGATTGCAAATAATCCTCAAGTAATCGGCGGAGTTCTAGATTCTGCAGCAGGTGAAAAAGCTGCGCGCTTTGTTCGCACCTGTGATGCCTTCGGTATTCCACTCGTTGTGATTGCAGATGTCACCGGCTTCTTACCTGGCATCGGACAAGAGTGGGAAGGCGCTGTGCGACGCGGTGCAAAGCTGCTCCATGCATTTGCTGAAGCCGTTGTTCCACGCGTTACCGTTATTACCCGCAAGGCCTATGGCGGAGCGTTTGTTGCGATGAACTCAAAATCACTTGGTGCCACACGCGTATTTGCTTGGCCGCAAGCAGAAGTTTCCGTGATGGGCGCAGTTGCTGCCGTACGCGTTCTGCACCGTCGCTTACTTGCTGATCTTCCTGCTGATCAGCGTGAGGATATGGAACTAGAGCTTGCGGCAGAACATGAAAAGGTTTCTGGAGGCGTTGCTCGCGCAATTGAAATCGGGGCGGTCGATGAAATGATTGAGCCAGATAAGACTCGTAGCGCTATTGCAAAGGTCTTGGCAGAGACTGAATATCGCCGTGGTTCACACGGCAATATTCCGCTCTAG
- a CDS encoding alpha-galactosidase, producing the protein MIHLSQSRSSIIFAHNGDSLEVLYWGKKLGAIDKAAAESIRAARTKPAFHGGLDVAPGNLILREHARGWIGHPALRGHRGGVNATNSFAVTSAVQKNQSMIAVFTDAIAGIEIEITYTLTPSDILLMDAKVTNTSEGDYFLEQFLYWLPLAEQADEVLDFYGHWTKERQPQRRSIDYGVITREGFEGRSGHDYTITQVALNHNTGFRHGEAWSLAMAWSGNNIHHVERLIDGHKSIGAGEYLLPGEVILKKGESYAAPRAVATFSDRGLDGLTNNHYSWIRSRTNHITKVRPRPLTLNMWEAVYFNHNEEGIRKMVDKAAEIGVERVVLDDGWFGSRRNDRAGLGDWVVSKDAWPNGLAPIIKYINDKGIEFGLWFEGEMVNRDSDLYRAHPDWILQEPGRIPVEGRWQQVLDLTKEGAYNHVLNQVDAVLSEYNIAYIKWDHNRHLTDPISDGRPVVRKQTEAIYRMFDELKKRHPGLEIESCSSGGGRIDLGMIEHADRFWTSDQNDPLERQQIQRWTGLVIPPEFLGTHVGPTVGHQMHRTHSVSFRALNALFGHAGIEWNINEADAQETETLKAYINFYKKHRGLLHSGTVVRSDEIIGDAQLYGTVAHDKKEAIFTYMQLTSADNFGPLVTTFDGLDKETMYQVTVVEELSASDFIQKKAPGWWPALTLTGDQLAHIGLQLPVLKPETGLLFHFKAL; encoded by the coding sequence ATGATTCATCTCAGCCAATCGCGCTCATCAATCATCTTCGCTCATAATGGAGACTCACTTGAAGTTCTTTATTGGGGCAAGAAGTTAGGTGCTATTGATAAGGCAGCTGCTGAATCAATTCGTGCAGCGCGCACCAAGCCTGCTTTCCATGGCGGCCTTGATGTTGCACCTGGCAACCTGATTCTTCGCGAACATGCACGTGGCTGGATTGGTCATCCTGCACTCCGCGGTCATCGCGGGGGAGTAAACGCAACTAACTCCTTCGCAGTAACGAGCGCGGTTCAAAAAAATCAATCGATGATTGCGGTCTTCACAGATGCAATCGCTGGCATTGAAATTGAAATTACATACACGCTCACACCATCAGATATTTTGTTGATGGATGCGAAGGTCACCAATACATCTGAAGGAGATTATTTCCTCGAGCAATTCCTTTACTGGTTACCGCTTGCCGAGCAAGCAGATGAAGTTCTTGATTTCTACGGACATTGGACAAAGGAACGTCAGCCGCAGCGTCGTTCGATTGATTATGGTGTTATTACTCGCGAAGGTTTCGAAGGACGTTCAGGCCATGATTACACAATTACGCAGGTAGCGCTTAACCACAACACAGGATTCCGTCATGGTGAAGCATGGTCACTTGCCATGGCATGGTCTGGAAACAATATTCATCACGTAGAACGTTTGATTGATGGACATAAATCAATCGGAGCGGGCGAGTATCTGCTTCCTGGTGAAGTAATTTTGAAGAAGGGCGAGAGCTACGCAGCCCCTCGCGCAGTTGCAACATTTAGTGATCGCGGTCTTGATGGCCTCACCAATAATCACTATTCCTGGATTCGTTCGCGCACCAATCACATTACAAAGGTTCGCCCACGTCCGCTCACACTCAATATGTGGGAAGCCGTCTACTTCAATCACAATGAAGAAGGCATCCGAAAGATGGTTGATAAGGCTGCTGAAATCGGAGTCGAGCGCGTTGTTTTAGATGATGGTTGGTTTGGTTCACGCCGCAATGACCGCGCTGGTCTTGGTGATTGGGTTGTCTCAAAAGATGCATGGCCTAATGGTCTTGCTCCAATCATTAAGTACATCAATGACAAGGGAATCGAATTCGGTCTCTGGTTTGAAGGCGAGATGGTCAATCGCGACTCTGATTTGTATCGCGCTCATCCTGATTGGATTTTGCAGGAACCTGGACGTATTCCGGTTGAAGGTCGCTGGCAGCAAGTTCTAGACCTTACAAAAGAAGGCGCTTATAACCATGTGCTTAACCAAGTAGATGCAGTCCTCTCTGAATACAACATCGCCTACATCAAGTGGGATCACAACCGTCATTTAACGGATCCGATTTCAGATGGGCGCCCTGTTGTGCGCAAGCAGACTGAAGCCATCTATCGCATGTTCGATGAGCTGAAGAAGCGCCACCCAGGACTTGAAATCGAGTCTTGTTCATCAGGTGGTGGACGTATCGACCTTGGCATGATCGAACATGCAGATCGCTTCTGGACATCTGATCAGAACGATCCTCTTGAACGCCAGCAGATTCAGCGTTGGACAGGCCTTGTGATTCCACCAGAATTCCTTGGCACTCACGTTGGTCCAACTGTGGGACATCAGATGCACCGCACCCATTCAGTTTCATTCCGCGCTCTTAACGCACTCTTTGGCCATGCTGGTATCGAGTGGAACATCAACGAAGCAGATGCGCAAGAGACCGAAACTCTTAAGGCATATATCAATTTCTATAAGAAGCACCGCGGTCTTCTACATTCAGGAACAGTTGTTCGCAGCGATGAAATTATTGGCGATGCCCAGTTATATGGCACGGTTGCACACGATAAGAAGGAAGCAATCTTTACTTATATGCAGCTCACCTCTGCGGATAACTTCGGTCCACTTGTGACAACATTCGATGGACTTGATAAAGAAACTATGTATCAAGTCACCGTTGTTGAAGAGTTAAGTGCATCAGACTTTATTCAGAAGAAGGCGCCAGGTTGGTGGCCAGCACTCACATTAACTGGTGATCAACTTGCACATATTGGGCTACAACTTCCAGTCTTAAAGCCAGAGACCGGGTTGTTATTCCACTTTAAAGCTCTTTAG
- a CDS encoding lycopene cyclase domain-containing protein, with translation MKQWSYMAMLIFTFCGSAWLEIYLKTGVLRRIKRVAISVLPISILFLAWDAYAIAQGHWFFDREQILGIYGPLNIPLEEYLFFMVIPMAAIFTIEGVTTVKPHWRKDEFGE, from the coding sequence ATGAAACAGTGGTCATATATGGCGATGCTGATTTTCACCTTCTGTGGCTCTGCTTGGCTCGAGATTTACCTTAAGACGGGTGTTCTACGCCGCATCAAAAGAGTCGCAATCAGCGTTCTACCAATCAGCATCCTTTTCCTGGCATGGGATGCCTATGCGATTGCGCAAGGCCATTGGTTCTTTGATCGCGAACAAATTTTAGGAATTTACGGCCCGCTCAATATTCCGCTTGAGGAGTACCTCTTCTTCATGGTGATTCCGATGGCAGCAATCTTCACTATCGAAGGTGTTACTACCGTAAAACCACATTGGCGAAAGGATGAATTCGGCGAATGA
- a CDS encoding cold-shock protein gives MATGTVKWFNSEKGFGFIAVDGGGQDVFVHYSAIQGNGYKSLEEGQSVSFEVVQGPKGPQADAVNAN, from the coding sequence ATGGCAACAGGTACAGTTAAGTGGTTCAACTCTGAAAAGGGTTTCGGTTTCATTGCAGTTGATGGTGGCGGACAAGATGTATTCGTTCACTACTCAGCAATTCAGGGAAACGGTTACAAGAGCCTTGAAGAGGGTCAGTCAGTTTCATTCGAGGTCGTCCAGGGTCCAAAGGGTCCTCAGGCAGACGCAGTGAACGCTAACTAA
- a CDS encoding M23 family metallopeptidase, translating into MLRKILLLTLVFTSIPSAQAAPVYLFPVANCEVNYARAHHDYAATDILAKAGCRFVAPINGIVDEVNRVDKWSGKTNLGIDRGGLYVSIIGEDGVRYYGSHLRSIPASIEPGVEVKAGQVLGAIGSTGSARGTAPHLHFGISWPTPADIWWVRRGEVLPWKYLDAWKSGKDLSPVKAVAALKAKVGEIPPEPKK; encoded by the coding sequence ATGTTGAGAAAAATACTTCTGCTCACTCTTGTCTTCACATCAATTCCTTCAGCTCAAGCAGCACCGGTCTATCTCTTTCCGGTAGCTAATTGCGAAGTCAATTACGCACGTGCACATCACGACTATGCAGCGACAGATATTTTGGCAAAGGCTGGATGCCGCTTTGTCGCCCCCATCAATGGAATCGTCGATGAAGTAAATCGGGTTGATAAATGGAGCGGTAAAACCAATCTAGGAATTGATCGCGGCGGTCTTTATGTCTCGATCATCGGAGAAGATGGAGTTCGTTATTACGGCTCTCACCTACGCTCAATTCCGGCAAGCATTGAACCTGGAGTAGAAGTTAAGGCTGGACAGGTATTGGGCGCGATCGGATCAACAGGCAGCGCGCGCGGAACGGCCCCGCACCTTCACTTTGGTATTTCCTGGCCAACGCCTGCAGATATTTGGTGGGTACGTCGAGGTGAAGTTCTGCCTTGGAAGTATCTCGATGCATGGAAGAGTGGAAAAGATTTATCGCCAGTAAAAGCTGTTGCTGCGCTGAAAGCTAAAGTAGGCGAGATTCCGCCTGAGCCAAAAAAGTAG
- the ald gene encoding alanine dehydrogenase: MLVGIPKEVKNNEFRVSTTPAGVHSLIIAGHTVFVEKNAGVGSAITDADYVKAGATILDTADEVWAKSEMIIKVKEPIAEEYHRMRKGQILFTYLHLAASRECTDAIVKSGITAIAYETVEINRFLPLLAPMSEVAGRMSIQVGAAALQRPAGGRGVLLGGVPGVAPGKVVILGGGSVGVSAAAMAIGLRADVTLLDINLKRLGEIDEMFHGQVKTVASSPYSIEQYCMEADLVVGGVLIPGAAAPKLVTDAMVAKMKPGSVLVDVAIDQGGCFEGSHATTHTDPTFKVHNSLYYCVANMPGAVPATSTAALSNATLKYSLALANKGWQKACADDPALEAGLNVHEGKIMYAAVAAAHG, from the coding sequence GTGCTTGTCGGTATTCCAAAAGAAGTTAAGAACAACGAATTTAGAGTCTCAACTACACCGGCAGGAGTTCACTCTCTCATCATCGCTGGCCACACTGTTTTTGTTGAAAAGAACGCAGGCGTTGGCTCGGCAATTACCGATGCTGATTATGTAAAAGCTGGAGCGACAATCCTCGATACCGCCGATGAAGTATGGGCGAAGTCCGAGATGATTATTAAGGTCAAAGAGCCAATCGCTGAGGAATACCACCGCATGCGTAAGGGCCAGATCCTCTTTACCTATCTCCACCTTGCAGCTTCACGCGAATGCACCGATGCCATTGTTAAATCAGGAATCACTGCGATCGCCTACGAAACTGTTGAAATCAATCGTTTCCTCCCGTTACTTGCTCCTATGTCGGAAGTTGCAGGACGTATGTCTATTCAAGTTGGCGCAGCTGCACTTCAGCGCCCAGCTGGTGGACGCGGAGTATTACTCGGGGGAGTTCCTGGAGTTGCTCCAGGCAAGGTCGTAATTTTGGGCGGCGGAAGCGTAGGAGTTTCTGCTGCTGCAATGGCTATCGGTCTTCGTGCCGATGTCACTCTTCTTGATATCAATCTCAAGCGCCTTGGCGAAATTGATGAAATGTTCCATGGCCAGGTTAAGACCGTTGCTTCATCTCCATACTCAATCGAGCAATACTGCATGGAGGCAGATCTCGTTGTTGGTGGCGTACTTATTCCAGGAGCAGCTGCTCCAAAGCTTGTTACAGATGCAATGGTTGCAAAGATGAAGCCAGGATCCGTTCTCGTCGATGTTGCTATCGATCAAGGCGGATGCTTTGAAGGTTCACATGCAACAACACATACTGATCCAACATTTAAGGTTCATAACTCTCTCTATTACTGCGTGGCAAATATGCCGGGCGCAGTTCCTGCAACATCTACAGCAGCGCTATCCAATGCAACGCTTAAGTACTCACTTGCACTTGCAAATAAGGGTTGGCAGAAGGCATGTGCAGATGATCCAGCTCTAGAAGCAGGGTTGAATGTGCATGAAGGAAAGATCATGTACGCCGCAGTTGCTGCAGCGCATGGCTAA